The following are encoded together in the Citrus sinensis cultivar Valencia sweet orange chromosome 1, DVS_A1.0, whole genome shotgun sequence genome:
- the LOC102615552 gene encoding calcium-binding protein CP1, which translates to MCPTGTALRPRDAAKPSRLKPAFDVIDADRDGKISRDDLRAFYAGRRASEDDDDVIGNMISVADFNKDGYVEYDEFERVLDLEYGKANSKSKSNGGGGLMEDVFKVMDKDGDGRLSHDDLKSYMKCAGFAATDDDIKAMIRLGGGDETDGVSFDGLLKILAVDTVA; encoded by the coding sequence ATGTGCCCGACCGGTACCGCCCTGAGGCCACGTGACGCGGCGAAGCCGTCGCGTCTCAAGCCAGCATTCGACGTCATCGACGCCGACCGCGACGGGAAGATAAGCCGCGACGATTTACGAGCGTTTTACGCAGGACGCCGCGCCTCTGAAGACGATGACGATGTTATTGGCAACATGATATCCGTTGCGGATTTTAACAAGGACGGTTACGTTGAGTACGATGAGTTTGAACGTGTTCTCGATCTTGAATACGGAAAAGCGAACTCAAAATCTAAATCTAACGGTGGAGGTGGGCTAATGGAGGATGTGTTTAAGGTCATGGATAAGGACGGTGATGGGAGATTGAGCCACGATGATTTGAAGAGTTACATGAAGTGCGCTGGTTTTGCTGCTACTGATGACGATATCAAGGCCATGATTAGATTGGGCGGCGGGGATGAGACTGACGGCGTTTCTTTCGATGGCTTGCTCAAGATTTTGGCCGTTGATACTGTTGCCTGA
- the LOC102615271 gene encoding DNA replication complex GINS protein SLD5, with protein sequence MAEDTGDGSTAEMDDYETLMSTTDAELLKTAWRNEKAAPEILQFQAPLVKRAKEQIQLMEETVEEYEESGMDPLTVSLYQMDLDRAQFLLRSYLRVRLQKLEKYMFYIWKNESLWSRLSDPEKMFVQRCIDDMEKHLEETVLSKLPDNYQSVRRQSVISEEDDMVPEPQLDTFIACKARNRFVSLRLADSERPLEMERHDVSFVLYKVIEDKIGADIDLV encoded by the exons ATGGCTGAGGATACCGGAGATGGATCTACGGCTGAGATGGACGATTACGAGACATTGATGTCGACGACCGACGCGGAGTTACTCAAAACGGCGTGGCGTAACGAGAAAGCGGCGCCGGAGATTCTTCAGTTTCAGGCTCCGTTGGTTAAGAGAGCCAAAGAGCAGATCCAATTAATG GAAGAGACTGTGGAGGAATATGAAGAAAGTGGAATGGATCCTCTTACTGTATCATTATACCAGATGGATTTGGACAGGGCTCAGTTTTTGCTGAGATCTTATCTACGGGTTCGGCTTCAGAAG CTAGAGAAATATATGTTCTATATTTGGAAAAACGAGAGTTTATGGAGCCGGCTTTCTGACCCAGAGAAAATGTTTGTCCAAAG GTGTATTGATGATATGGAAAAGCATCTTGAAGAGACTGTGCTCTCGAAGTTGCCAGATAATTATCAATCTGTGAGAAGGCAATCTGTAATAAGCGAAGAGGATGACATGG TGCCGGAGCCACAATTGGACACGTTCATAGCCTGCAAAGCCAGGAATAGATTTGTGTCTCTCAGGCTTGCTGACAG TGAAAGGCCCTTGGAGATGGAACGTCATGATGTATCCTTTGTGCTTTATAAAGTAATAGAGGATAAAATTGGTGCTGACATTGACTTGGTCTGA